Part of the Rhizobium tropici CIAT 899 genome, TTTCCTTGAATTCATCCGTCGAATGCAGGTCGGTCCTGGCCGTCAGCACCGTCTGCGTCATCTGGCCGCGCGTGGTGCCGATACCGGAGATATAATTGTTGGCGCTGAGCGCGGTCCAGACATCGCCGGCCGACAGGCCATAGGCGGCAAGCTTGTCCGGCTGCAGCCAGGCTCTCAAGGCGAACGTTCGCGCGCCGAGGATTTCGGCCGTCTGAACGCCGTTGACCGCCTGCAATTTCGGCTGGACCACGCGCGTCAGATAATCGGTGATCTGGTTGCTGGCCAGAACGTCGCTTCGGAAGCCGATATACATGGCGTCGATCGACTGGCCGATGGAAACCGTCATGATCGGCTGTTGCGTTCCCGTGGGCAGTTGATTGAGAACGGAGGACACCTTGGCGTTGATTTCGGTCATCGCCGCATCGGCGCTGTAATTGAGCCGCAGGTTGACGGTGATGGTCGATGTGCCGCTGGTGCTCGTCGAGGTCATGTAATCGATGCCGTTGGCCTGCGCGATGGCGTTTTCGAGCGGCGTCGTGATGAAGCCGGCGATAACGTCAGGTGCAGCACCGGGATAGGTGGTCGTCACCGTGACGACGGCGTTCTGGGTCTGCGGATATTGTCGCACGGTAAGCGAGCGGAACGACTGGTAGCCGATCACGATAATCAACGCGCTGACCACGAGAGCGAGAACGGGGCGCTTGATGAAGATATCGGTGATATTCATCGCCACACCTCAGTTGGGGTTCGCCGGGTTCGCATTGGGATCGTTCGACGGCTGCACGTCGTTGTTGATGATGACAGGCGAGCCGTTGTTGAGTTTCAGCTGGCCTGACGTGACCACCACTTCGCCGGCATTCAAGCCCTTGGTCACCGAGATCTGATCACCCCGCGCCTGCCCGGTGCTGACGAACTTCTGATTGGCGACAAGCTGCGGCTTTCCATCCGCCCCGTTGCCCTTGTCGGTCACCACGTAGACAACGTTGCCATAAGGATTGATGGTGACGGCGGTCTGCGGCAGGGAGATGTATTCCTTCGGCTCCCCGACCACTACCGTTATGTTGCCGAACATGCCCGGCAGCAGCTTGCGATCGGCATTGGGGAAGGTTGCCCGGATGGTGATGTTGCGGCTCTGCGTATCGACGAGCGGGCTGATCGCCGTGATCTTGCCTTCGAAAGTCTGGTTCCCGTAGGCATCGACCGTCGCCGTTACCGCTTGGCCGACCTTCAGCTGTGACAGAGCCTGCTGCGGCATGGAAAAATCGAACTGGATCGGATCGAGCGACTGCAAGGTGACGACTGCGG contains:
- a CDS encoding efflux RND transporter periplasmic adaptor subunit; protein product: MIIMLIVIGLILGGIFGFQAFKNRMIAAYLANLKAPPQTVSTITAAASPWQTTLQSIGSFNAVEGANLSAQVQGIVQKIGFEDGQDVKKGDLIVQLLADQQIATLEQYKATMANAQIAYDRDSKLIKANTIAQSQVDSDLATWKAAQAQVASQQALIDQYSIRAPFDGHLGIRLVSLGQYLSAGTAVVTLQSLDPIQFDFSMPQQALSQLKVGQAVTATVDAYGNQTFEGKITAISPLVDTQSRNITIRATFPNADRKLLPGMFGNITVVVGEPKEYISLPQTAVTINPYGNVVYVVTDKGNGADGKPQLVANQKFVSTGQARGDQISVTKGLNAGEVVVTSGQLKLNNGSPVIINNDVQPSNDPNANPANPN